In a genomic window of Gossypium arboreum isolate Shixiya-1 chromosome 9, ASM2569848v2, whole genome shotgun sequence:
- the LOC108457022 gene encoding probable LRR receptor-like serine/threonine-protein kinase At1g56140 isoform X2 produces the protein MISRRSRPSSSAYFLLHLFFFVVSFCCSKSNAQNATTDPAEARALNSIFQQWGTQAVDSWNISGEPCSGSALSQSDSVFEDPTNNPAIRCDCSFNSNTLCHITRLRVYALDRTGVIPEELLGLPFLTFLKIDQNFFTGSLPAFIGNMSRLESLSFGENRFSGTLPPELGNLVNLEQLYINSCGLGGEVPSTFANFGNLQVLWASDNAFTGKIPDFGGNNWTQLTSLRFEGNSFEGPIPSSFANLNSLTSLRIGDIYNGSSSSLDFTRNLNNLTDLVLRNVLLTGTLPSYITELQSLQKLDLSFNNLTGQIPSALFNMDSLTYLFLGNNSLSGPIPSRKSETLQTIDISYNMLSGNLPSWINSDLNLNFVANNFELNSSSSRLLPGLECLQRSFACNRNSPRYANFSIKCGGPWMMSNGIVFEAENQTLGAAGFNVTSAQNWAVSNVGLFADRQNQLYVQNTLAQVTRTTTPELYQTSRLSPGSLRYYGLGLKNGLYTVNLFFAETAFSDQSTRSWRSLGRRIFDVYIQGTRQLRDFEISKEAGGVERAIVKNFTANVTDNHLEIHLFWAGKGTCCTPEQGYYGPSISAINVVPNFIPTVSGIPPGTHEGKNQTGFIVGITVPIVFVALILVFVIIYIKRRKKDDDEEVFIGIGPRPNTFSYAELKTATEDFSPSKKLGEGGFGPVFKGTLSDGRVIAVKQLSVASHHGRDQFITEIATISAVQHRNLVQLYGCCIEGNRRLLVYEYLENKSLDQTLFGHSGLHLDWPTRFNICLSVARGLAYLHEESRPRIVHRDVKASNILLDAEMCPKISDFGLAKLYDDKKTHISTRVAGTIGYLAPEYAMRGHLTEKADVFGFGVVALEILCGRPNTDTTLQIDRIYLLEWAWNLYENDQSLNLVDPTLAEFNKTEAFRVLGVALLCTQASPSMRPLMSRVVAMLAGDIEVSTVTSKPSYLTDYDFKDITGTFMSEETQTSMASSTSDNTMKSNNNAVTVTDPGPSPVNVSGFGDILAEGR, from the exons ATGATTTCGAGGCGGAGTCGACCGTCTTCTTCCGCATACTTTCTCCTCCACCTATTCTTCTTCGTTGTTTCCTTTTGTTGCAGCAAATCCAACGCCCAAAACGCCACCACTGATCCCGCGGAAG CGAGGGCATTGAACTCGATATTTCAACAATGGGGTACACAAGCAGTTGATTCATGGAATATCAGTGGAGAGCCATGTAGTGGGTCTGCACTGAGTCAAAGTGACTCAGTGTTTGAAGACCCTACAAATAACCCAGCTATCAGATGTGATTGCTCTTTCAACAGCAACACTCTTTGCCACATTACTCGATT GAGAGTATATGCTTTAGATAGAACAGGAGTTATACCAGAGGAACTTTTGGGTTTGCCTTTTCTTACCTTTTT GAAGATTGATCAAAACTTCTTCACTGGTTCATTGCCAGCATTTATCGGAAATATGTCAAGATTAGAGTCACT GTCTTTTGGCGAGAATAGATTCTCCGGAACACTGCCTCCAGAACTTGGTAACTTAGTCAACCTTGAACAACT TTACATTAACAGTTGTGGTTTGGGTGGTGAGGTTCCCTCCACATTTGCCAACTTTGGAAACCTGCAAGTTCT GTGGGCATCTGACAATGCTTTCACAGGCAAAATACCTGATTTTGGAGGCAATAACTGGACTCAGCTTACATCATT GAGATTTGAAGGGAACTCTTTTGAAGGACCTATACCTTCCAGTTTCGCAAACTTGAACTCATTGACATCTTT GCGAATTGGTGATATTTACAATGGGAGCTCTTCTTCTCTTGATTTCACAAGAAATTTAAACAACTTGACTGACTT AGTTCTAAGAAATGTGCTACTCACTGGTACTTTGCCATCTTATATCACAGAATTACAATCTTTGCAAAAGCT AGACTTGAGTTTCAACAATTTAACAGGCCAAATTCCAAGTGCTTTGTTCAATATGGACTCTCTTACATACTT GTTTCTTGGAAATAATAGCCTGTCAGGTCCAATTCCGAGCCGAAAGAGTGAAACTCTTCAGACTAT TGATATATCATACAATATGTTATCAGGAAATTTGCCTTCATGGATAAACTCAGATTTGAACCT GAATTTCGTGGCCAACAACTTCGAATTGAACAGCTCGAGCTCAAG GCTTTTGCCCGGATTAGAATGCCTTCAAAGAAGCTTTGCCTGCAATCGGAACTCTCCTCGAT ATGCAAACTTCTCGATCAAGTGCGGCGGTCCGTGGATGATGTCGAATGGGATAGTTTTTGAGGCCGAGAACCAAACTCTCGGTGCGGCGGGGTTTAACGTGACGAGTGCTCAGAATTGGGCAGTTAGCAATGTTGGTTTGTTCGCGGACCGGCAAAATCAACTGTATGTGCAGAACACCTTAGCACAAGTTACACGTACGACCACGCCGGAGCTATATCAGACTTCGAGGCTATCCCCTGGATCACTTAGATATTATGGCCTAGGCCTCAAGAACGGATTGTATACAGTAAACTTGTTCTTTGCTGAAACAGCTTTCTCGGACCAAAGCACACGATCATGGAGGAGTCTGGGAAGGCGTATTTTTGATGTTTATATTCAG GGAACTCGGCAATTAAGGGATTTTGAAATATCGAAGGAAGCGGGCGGTGTTGAGAGAGCAATAGTTAAGAATTTCACTGCTAATGTAACGGATAATCATCTTGAAATCCACCTGTTCTGGGCCGGTAAAGGGACGTGCTGTACACCGGAACAAGGCTATTATGGTCCTTCGATTTCAGCCATTAATGTTGTTCCAA ATTTTATACCAACCGTCAGCGGGATACCGCCAGGCACACATGAAGGGAAGAACCAGACAGGATTTATTGTCGGTATTACAGTTCCCATAGTTTTCGTGGCGTTGATACTCGTATTTGTGATTATATACAttaagagaagaaaaaaagacGACGATGAAGAAG TGTTTATTGGTATCGGCCCTAGACCGAACACATTTAGTTACGCTGAGTTGAAAACCGCCACGGAAGATTTCAGTCCTTCAAAGAAGTTAGGGGAAGGCGGGTTTGGACCTGTATTCAAG GGTACACTATCGGATGGGAGAGTTATAGCAGTGAAGCAACTTTCGGTAGCATCACACCACGGGAGGGATCAATTCATTACAGAGATAGCAACCATCTCGGCAGTTCAACATCGTAATCTCGTTCAACTATACGGTTGCTGCATTGAAGGGAATAGGCGTCTCCTTGTTTATGAGTACCTCGAAAACAAAAGCCTTGATCAGACACTCTTCG GACATAGCGGCTTGCATCTCGATTGGCCGACCCGGTTCAACATCTGCTTGTCAGTCGCGAGAGGCCTAGCGTATCTTCATGAGGAGTCTAGGCCGAGGATTGTCCATAGAGATGTCAAAGCAAGCAATATTCTGCTCGATGCAGAGATGTGCCCTAAAATATCGGATTTTGGATTGGCAAAGCTGTATGATGACAAGAAAACGCACATCAGCACTCGCGTTGCAGGCACCAT TGGCTACCTAGCACCGGAGTATGCAATGCGAGGGCATCTCACTGAGAAAGCTGATGTTTTTGGCTTCGGTGTCGTTGCATTGGAGATTCTGTGCGGAAGACCGAACACAGACACTACCTTACAAATCGACAGAATTTATCTTCTTGAATGG GCATGGAACCTGTATGAAAATGATCAAAGCTTGAACCTGGTCGATCCTACTTTAGCCGAATTCAACAAAACCGAAGCTTTCCGAGTGCTCGGGGTGGCACTGTTATGCACTCAGGCTTCACCGTCAATGCGGCCACTGATGTCCCGAGTCGTCGCAATGCTTGCCGGTGACATCGAAGTGAGCACCGTTACATCGAAGCCAAGTTATTTGACTGACTATGATTTTAAGGATATAACAGGCACTTTCATGAGTGAGGAAACACAAACATCCATGGCATCCAGCACCAGCGACAACACGATGAAGAGTAACAACAACGCTGTTACGGTGACAGATCCGGGTCCCTCACCCGTAAATGTTTCTGGATTTGGTGACATTCTCGCAGAAGGGAGGTGA
- the LOC108457022 gene encoding probable LRR receptor-like serine/threonine-protein kinase At1g56140 isoform X3 has translation MSRLESLSIAHNDFSGPIPKELGNLRQLKLLSFGENRFSGTLPPELGNLVNLEQLYINSCGLGGEVPSTFANFGNLQVLWASDNAFTGKIPDFGGNNWTQLTSLRFEGNSFEGPIPSSFANLNSLTSLRIGDIYNGSSSSLDFTRNLNNLTDLVLRNVLLTGTLPSYITELQSLQKLDLSFNNLTGQIPSALFNMDSLTYLFLGNNSLSGPIPSRKSETLQTIDISYNMLSGNLPSWINSDLNLNFVANNFELNSSSSRLLPGLECLQRSFACNRNSPRYANFSIKCGGPWMMSNGIVFEAENQTLGAAGFNVTSAQNWAVSNVGLFADRQNQLYVQNTLAQVTRTTTPELYQTSRLSPGSLRYYGLGLKNGLYTVNLFFAETAFSDQSTRSWRSLGRRIFDVYIQGTRQLRDFEISKEAGGVERAIVKNFTANVTDNHLEIHLFWAGKGTCCTPEQGYYGPSISAINVVPNFIPTVSGIPPGTHEGKNQTGFIVGITVPIVFVALILVFVIIYIKRRKKDDDEEVFIGIGPRPNTFSYAELKTATEDFSPSKKLGEGGFGPVFKGTLSDGRVIAVKQLSVASHHGRDQFITEIATISAVQHRNLVQLYGCCIEGNRRLLVYEYLENKSLDQTLFGHSGLHLDWPTRFNICLSVARGLAYLHEESRPRIVHRDVKASNILLDAEMCPKISDFGLAKLYDDKKTHISTRVAGTIGYLAPEYAMRGHLTEKADVFGFGVVALEILCGRPNTDTTLQIDRIYLLEWAWNLYENDQSLNLVDPTLAEFNKTEAFRVLGVALLCTQASPSMRPLMSRVVAMLAGDIEVSTVTSKPSYLTDYDFKDITGTFMSEETQTSMASSTSDNTMKSNNNAVTVTDPGPSPVNVSGFGDILAEGR, from the exons ATGTCAAGATTAGAGTCACT GTCAATTGCTCATAATGATTTCTCTGGACCTATTCCAAAGGAGCTAGGAAATCTTAGGCAGTTAAAATTGCT GTCTTTTGGCGAGAATAGATTCTCCGGAACACTGCCTCCAGAACTTGGTAACTTAGTCAACCTTGAACAACT TTACATTAACAGTTGTGGTTTGGGTGGTGAGGTTCCCTCCACATTTGCCAACTTTGGAAACCTGCAAGTTCT GTGGGCATCTGACAATGCTTTCACAGGCAAAATACCTGATTTTGGAGGCAATAACTGGACTCAGCTTACATCATT GAGATTTGAAGGGAACTCTTTTGAAGGACCTATACCTTCCAGTTTCGCAAACTTGAACTCATTGACATCTTT GCGAATTGGTGATATTTACAATGGGAGCTCTTCTTCTCTTGATTTCACAAGAAATTTAAACAACTTGACTGACTT AGTTCTAAGAAATGTGCTACTCACTGGTACTTTGCCATCTTATATCACAGAATTACAATCTTTGCAAAAGCT AGACTTGAGTTTCAACAATTTAACAGGCCAAATTCCAAGTGCTTTGTTCAATATGGACTCTCTTACATACTT GTTTCTTGGAAATAATAGCCTGTCAGGTCCAATTCCGAGCCGAAAGAGTGAAACTCTTCAGACTAT TGATATATCATACAATATGTTATCAGGAAATTTGCCTTCATGGATAAACTCAGATTTGAACCT GAATTTCGTGGCCAACAACTTCGAATTGAACAGCTCGAGCTCAAG GCTTTTGCCCGGATTAGAATGCCTTCAAAGAAGCTTTGCCTGCAATCGGAACTCTCCTCGAT ATGCAAACTTCTCGATCAAGTGCGGCGGTCCGTGGATGATGTCGAATGGGATAGTTTTTGAGGCCGAGAACCAAACTCTCGGTGCGGCGGGGTTTAACGTGACGAGTGCTCAGAATTGGGCAGTTAGCAATGTTGGTTTGTTCGCGGACCGGCAAAATCAACTGTATGTGCAGAACACCTTAGCACAAGTTACACGTACGACCACGCCGGAGCTATATCAGACTTCGAGGCTATCCCCTGGATCACTTAGATATTATGGCCTAGGCCTCAAGAACGGATTGTATACAGTAAACTTGTTCTTTGCTGAAACAGCTTTCTCGGACCAAAGCACACGATCATGGAGGAGTCTGGGAAGGCGTATTTTTGATGTTTATATTCAG GGAACTCGGCAATTAAGGGATTTTGAAATATCGAAGGAAGCGGGCGGTGTTGAGAGAGCAATAGTTAAGAATTTCACTGCTAATGTAACGGATAATCATCTTGAAATCCACCTGTTCTGGGCCGGTAAAGGGACGTGCTGTACACCGGAACAAGGCTATTATGGTCCTTCGATTTCAGCCATTAATGTTGTTCCAA ATTTTATACCAACCGTCAGCGGGATACCGCCAGGCACACATGAAGGGAAGAACCAGACAGGATTTATTGTCGGTATTACAGTTCCCATAGTTTTCGTGGCGTTGATACTCGTATTTGTGATTATATACAttaagagaagaaaaaaagacGACGATGAAGAAG TGTTTATTGGTATCGGCCCTAGACCGAACACATTTAGTTACGCTGAGTTGAAAACCGCCACGGAAGATTTCAGTCCTTCAAAGAAGTTAGGGGAAGGCGGGTTTGGACCTGTATTCAAG GGTACACTATCGGATGGGAGAGTTATAGCAGTGAAGCAACTTTCGGTAGCATCACACCACGGGAGGGATCAATTCATTACAGAGATAGCAACCATCTCGGCAGTTCAACATCGTAATCTCGTTCAACTATACGGTTGCTGCATTGAAGGGAATAGGCGTCTCCTTGTTTATGAGTACCTCGAAAACAAAAGCCTTGATCAGACACTCTTCG GACATAGCGGCTTGCATCTCGATTGGCCGACCCGGTTCAACATCTGCTTGTCAGTCGCGAGAGGCCTAGCGTATCTTCATGAGGAGTCTAGGCCGAGGATTGTCCATAGAGATGTCAAAGCAAGCAATATTCTGCTCGATGCAGAGATGTGCCCTAAAATATCGGATTTTGGATTGGCAAAGCTGTATGATGACAAGAAAACGCACATCAGCACTCGCGTTGCAGGCACCAT TGGCTACCTAGCACCGGAGTATGCAATGCGAGGGCATCTCACTGAGAAAGCTGATGTTTTTGGCTTCGGTGTCGTTGCATTGGAGATTCTGTGCGGAAGACCGAACACAGACACTACCTTACAAATCGACAGAATTTATCTTCTTGAATGG GCATGGAACCTGTATGAAAATGATCAAAGCTTGAACCTGGTCGATCCTACTTTAGCCGAATTCAACAAAACCGAAGCTTTCCGAGTGCTCGGGGTGGCACTGTTATGCACTCAGGCTTCACCGTCAATGCGGCCACTGATGTCCCGAGTCGTCGCAATGCTTGCCGGTGACATCGAAGTGAGCACCGTTACATCGAAGCCAAGTTATTTGACTGACTATGATTTTAAGGATATAACAGGCACTTTCATGAGTGAGGAAACACAAACATCCATGGCATCCAGCACCAGCGACAACACGATGAAGAGTAACAACAACGCTGTTACGGTGACAGATCCGGGTCCCTCACCCGTAAATGTTTCTGGATTTGGTGACATTCTCGCAGAAGGGAGGTGA
- the LOC108457022 gene encoding probable LRR receptor-like serine/threonine-protein kinase At1g56140 isoform X1 → MISRRSRPSSSAYFLLHLFFFVVSFCCSKSNAQNATTDPAEARALNSIFQQWGTQAVDSWNISGEPCSGSALSQSDSVFEDPTNNPAIRCDCSFNSNTLCHITRLRVYALDRTGVIPEELLGLPFLTFLKIDQNFFTGSLPAFIGNMSRLESLSIAHNDFSGPIPKELGNLRQLKLLSFGENRFSGTLPPELGNLVNLEQLYINSCGLGGEVPSTFANFGNLQVLWASDNAFTGKIPDFGGNNWTQLTSLRFEGNSFEGPIPSSFANLNSLTSLRIGDIYNGSSSSLDFTRNLNNLTDLVLRNVLLTGTLPSYITELQSLQKLDLSFNNLTGQIPSALFNMDSLTYLFLGNNSLSGPIPSRKSETLQTIDISYNMLSGNLPSWINSDLNLNFVANNFELNSSSSRLLPGLECLQRSFACNRNSPRYANFSIKCGGPWMMSNGIVFEAENQTLGAAGFNVTSAQNWAVSNVGLFADRQNQLYVQNTLAQVTRTTTPELYQTSRLSPGSLRYYGLGLKNGLYTVNLFFAETAFSDQSTRSWRSLGRRIFDVYIQGTRQLRDFEISKEAGGVERAIVKNFTANVTDNHLEIHLFWAGKGTCCTPEQGYYGPSISAINVVPNFIPTVSGIPPGTHEGKNQTGFIVGITVPIVFVALILVFVIIYIKRRKKDDDEEVFIGIGPRPNTFSYAELKTATEDFSPSKKLGEGGFGPVFKGTLSDGRVIAVKQLSVASHHGRDQFITEIATISAVQHRNLVQLYGCCIEGNRRLLVYEYLENKSLDQTLFGHSGLHLDWPTRFNICLSVARGLAYLHEESRPRIVHRDVKASNILLDAEMCPKISDFGLAKLYDDKKTHISTRVAGTIGYLAPEYAMRGHLTEKADVFGFGVVALEILCGRPNTDTTLQIDRIYLLEWAWNLYENDQSLNLVDPTLAEFNKTEAFRVLGVALLCTQASPSMRPLMSRVVAMLAGDIEVSTVTSKPSYLTDYDFKDITGTFMSEETQTSMASSTSDNTMKSNNNAVTVTDPGPSPVNVSGFGDILAEGR, encoded by the exons ATGATTTCGAGGCGGAGTCGACCGTCTTCTTCCGCATACTTTCTCCTCCACCTATTCTTCTTCGTTGTTTCCTTTTGTTGCAGCAAATCCAACGCCCAAAACGCCACCACTGATCCCGCGGAAG CGAGGGCATTGAACTCGATATTTCAACAATGGGGTACACAAGCAGTTGATTCATGGAATATCAGTGGAGAGCCATGTAGTGGGTCTGCACTGAGTCAAAGTGACTCAGTGTTTGAAGACCCTACAAATAACCCAGCTATCAGATGTGATTGCTCTTTCAACAGCAACACTCTTTGCCACATTACTCGATT GAGAGTATATGCTTTAGATAGAACAGGAGTTATACCAGAGGAACTTTTGGGTTTGCCTTTTCTTACCTTTTT GAAGATTGATCAAAACTTCTTCACTGGTTCATTGCCAGCATTTATCGGAAATATGTCAAGATTAGAGTCACT GTCAATTGCTCATAATGATTTCTCTGGACCTATTCCAAAGGAGCTAGGAAATCTTAGGCAGTTAAAATTGCT GTCTTTTGGCGAGAATAGATTCTCCGGAACACTGCCTCCAGAACTTGGTAACTTAGTCAACCTTGAACAACT TTACATTAACAGTTGTGGTTTGGGTGGTGAGGTTCCCTCCACATTTGCCAACTTTGGAAACCTGCAAGTTCT GTGGGCATCTGACAATGCTTTCACAGGCAAAATACCTGATTTTGGAGGCAATAACTGGACTCAGCTTACATCATT GAGATTTGAAGGGAACTCTTTTGAAGGACCTATACCTTCCAGTTTCGCAAACTTGAACTCATTGACATCTTT GCGAATTGGTGATATTTACAATGGGAGCTCTTCTTCTCTTGATTTCACAAGAAATTTAAACAACTTGACTGACTT AGTTCTAAGAAATGTGCTACTCACTGGTACTTTGCCATCTTATATCACAGAATTACAATCTTTGCAAAAGCT AGACTTGAGTTTCAACAATTTAACAGGCCAAATTCCAAGTGCTTTGTTCAATATGGACTCTCTTACATACTT GTTTCTTGGAAATAATAGCCTGTCAGGTCCAATTCCGAGCCGAAAGAGTGAAACTCTTCAGACTAT TGATATATCATACAATATGTTATCAGGAAATTTGCCTTCATGGATAAACTCAGATTTGAACCT GAATTTCGTGGCCAACAACTTCGAATTGAACAGCTCGAGCTCAAG GCTTTTGCCCGGATTAGAATGCCTTCAAAGAAGCTTTGCCTGCAATCGGAACTCTCCTCGAT ATGCAAACTTCTCGATCAAGTGCGGCGGTCCGTGGATGATGTCGAATGGGATAGTTTTTGAGGCCGAGAACCAAACTCTCGGTGCGGCGGGGTTTAACGTGACGAGTGCTCAGAATTGGGCAGTTAGCAATGTTGGTTTGTTCGCGGACCGGCAAAATCAACTGTATGTGCAGAACACCTTAGCACAAGTTACACGTACGACCACGCCGGAGCTATATCAGACTTCGAGGCTATCCCCTGGATCACTTAGATATTATGGCCTAGGCCTCAAGAACGGATTGTATACAGTAAACTTGTTCTTTGCTGAAACAGCTTTCTCGGACCAAAGCACACGATCATGGAGGAGTCTGGGAAGGCGTATTTTTGATGTTTATATTCAG GGAACTCGGCAATTAAGGGATTTTGAAATATCGAAGGAAGCGGGCGGTGTTGAGAGAGCAATAGTTAAGAATTTCACTGCTAATGTAACGGATAATCATCTTGAAATCCACCTGTTCTGGGCCGGTAAAGGGACGTGCTGTACACCGGAACAAGGCTATTATGGTCCTTCGATTTCAGCCATTAATGTTGTTCCAA ATTTTATACCAACCGTCAGCGGGATACCGCCAGGCACACATGAAGGGAAGAACCAGACAGGATTTATTGTCGGTATTACAGTTCCCATAGTTTTCGTGGCGTTGATACTCGTATTTGTGATTATATACAttaagagaagaaaaaaagacGACGATGAAGAAG TGTTTATTGGTATCGGCCCTAGACCGAACACATTTAGTTACGCTGAGTTGAAAACCGCCACGGAAGATTTCAGTCCTTCAAAGAAGTTAGGGGAAGGCGGGTTTGGACCTGTATTCAAG GGTACACTATCGGATGGGAGAGTTATAGCAGTGAAGCAACTTTCGGTAGCATCACACCACGGGAGGGATCAATTCATTACAGAGATAGCAACCATCTCGGCAGTTCAACATCGTAATCTCGTTCAACTATACGGTTGCTGCATTGAAGGGAATAGGCGTCTCCTTGTTTATGAGTACCTCGAAAACAAAAGCCTTGATCAGACACTCTTCG GACATAGCGGCTTGCATCTCGATTGGCCGACCCGGTTCAACATCTGCTTGTCAGTCGCGAGAGGCCTAGCGTATCTTCATGAGGAGTCTAGGCCGAGGATTGTCCATAGAGATGTCAAAGCAAGCAATATTCTGCTCGATGCAGAGATGTGCCCTAAAATATCGGATTTTGGATTGGCAAAGCTGTATGATGACAAGAAAACGCACATCAGCACTCGCGTTGCAGGCACCAT TGGCTACCTAGCACCGGAGTATGCAATGCGAGGGCATCTCACTGAGAAAGCTGATGTTTTTGGCTTCGGTGTCGTTGCATTGGAGATTCTGTGCGGAAGACCGAACACAGACACTACCTTACAAATCGACAGAATTTATCTTCTTGAATGG GCATGGAACCTGTATGAAAATGATCAAAGCTTGAACCTGGTCGATCCTACTTTAGCCGAATTCAACAAAACCGAAGCTTTCCGAGTGCTCGGGGTGGCACTGTTATGCACTCAGGCTTCACCGTCAATGCGGCCACTGATGTCCCGAGTCGTCGCAATGCTTGCCGGTGACATCGAAGTGAGCACCGTTACATCGAAGCCAAGTTATTTGACTGACTATGATTTTAAGGATATAACAGGCACTTTCATGAGTGAGGAAACACAAACATCCATGGCATCCAGCACCAGCGACAACACGATGAAGAGTAACAACAACGCTGTTACGGTGACAGATCCGGGTCCCTCACCCGTAAATGTTTCTGGATTTGGTGACATTCTCGCAGAAGGGAGGTGA